The window TGAACCTTTGGAAAGGGAAAGAATTCATAGCAAGAATATAGCTTAACAACGTTATTTATAGCCTTAAGAGCCTGTAACGATATTGTAAACCACCTATTCCATGCATTCCCGTTGAGAAAAAGCATTTAGGCCGTTATTCCCGCTTGAATCTGGAGTGAACGGAAGGACGGCCAGGGCCAGGTTTCCCGTCGACAATTAACCGGACATCTGTGCCGCTGTCCACCTTAATTGGCACATTATTTTGGGGGCCCGAGAGGACCTCGTTGGTGCACTCTTTTGGTCGGCTCGACCGGCCTGGGGCGTTTCGGCCTCGATAAACGAATCGCGGACCCGGTCCGTCAAAGGCGATCGGGAAGCCCGGTGTCGAAAATTTCCGACAGGTTTTTTTAAAAAGCGCGGTCCAATCGCCTTTGTGGGAATGGGAAAACCCAAATTCACACTAAAACTTGACTAAAATTTCATATATTAGGTAAAATAGTATAAAGGGGTAAGAATTAGCCCAGGAGAAGCCGATGCGCGTGACCGCGATGCAAGAATATGGCCTTCGCTGTATGGTTCAGCTGGCGGCCCACAAGAAGCCCTCTCCCTTGGCGGTTCGGGAGATCGCCCGTCGGGAAAAACTCACCCCCGTTTATGTGGAAAAGATTTTGGTGAACCTGCGCCGGGCCGGTCTGGTCAAAAGCTTGCGGGGCGTCAACGGCGGCTACATCATGGCCAAACCCATTGGCGAGGTGTCGGTGGCGGTGGTCTTGTCGGCCCTGGGTCAGGTGGATTTGGGAAGCAATTTGTGCAGTCGGTTCACCGGGGATTCCGCGGCCTGTGTCCATTCCGGGGATTGCGGGATACGCCCCATTTGGGGACTTTTGACGCGTTACATTTACGGTTTCTTAGAGCAAGTCAGCCTTGAACAGCTTCTCCAAGGGGAATCGCGGGTGGTCGAAGCCATCGACCGCATCGGTCAGAAACCGCGGCCCATCGGATTGGGGGTCTAAACCATGACGTCGCCGCTTTTTCAAATTCAAGATTTGCATGTCACCGTGGAGGGGAAGAAAATCCTCAACGGGCTCACCTTGTCCGTTAACGCCGGGGAAACCCACGCCATCATGGGGCCCAACGGGTCCGGCAAAAGCACCCTTTCGTACGCGGTCATGGGACACCCCAAATACAAGATCGAGTCCGGCCGCATCCTTTACAGGGGCGAAGACATCAGCGCCTGGGCGCCCAACGAACGGGCGGTGAAAGGCCTGTTCCTGGCTTTCCAGTACCCGGTCGCCGTGCCGGGGGTGAGCGTGGTGAATTTTCTTCGAAGCATTCTCAAGAACCGCCGGGGCGCGGACACCCCGCTCAAGGAGTTTCGCAAGGAACTGAAGGACAACATGAAGGCGCTGCAAATGGACACCGCCTTCGCCAACCGTTACCTCAACGACGGTTTCTCCGGCGGGGAAAAGAAGCGTCTGGAAATCCTCCAGATGGCTCTCTTGAAGCCGTCCGTGGCGTTTTTGGACGAAACGGATTCGGGGTTGGACATTGACGCCCTGCGGGTCGTGTCCGAAGGGATCAATCGTTTGGCCGCCCCCGACCGCGCCACGGTGTTGATCACGCACTATCAACGGCTTTTGGATTACGTGAAGCCCGGTTTCGTGCACGTTCTGGCGGGGGGGCGTATCGTTCGTTCCGGTGGCCCGGATCTGGCCTTGGATCTTGAAAAAAAAGGGTACGAATGGATCACTTCTCCGACCGTCGGGGTGGGATCCTAGGAGGGGACCATGTCCTCGAAAACCGATCTCAAAGGGCTGGGCAAGGACTATCAATATGGGTTCCACGACTCGACCGACAATTACACCTTTCAGTCGGGGCGGGGATTGACGCGGGACATCGTCGAGCGCATTTCCGAAATGAAGAAGGAACCCGCCTGGATGAGGGAATTTCGCCTCGCCGCCCTGGACACTTTTCACCGCAAACCCATGCCCACCTGGGGCGACTCCAAGGCCCTGGCCGGCATTCAATTCGACAACATCCATTATTACATGAAGCCCACGGACAAACAGGGCCGGACCTGGGAGGAAGTGCCCGAGGGAATCAAGAACACCTTTGATCGTTTGGGGATCCCCGAGGCCGAACGGAAGTTCCTGGCGGGCGTCACCGCGCAATACGAATCCGAGGTGGTCTACCACTCCATCCGGAAGGATTTGGAAAAACTGGGGGTGTTGTTCCTCAGCATGGACGACGGTCTCAAGTTGCATCCGGAGATCGTCAAAAAATATTTCGGCACGATCATCCCCCCGGCCGACAACAAATTCTCCGCCTTAAATTCGGCCGTGTGGTCGGGCGGCTCTTTCATTTACGTTCCCAAGGGCGTCAACGTGCCCATTCCGCTCCAGGCGTATTTCCGCATCAATTCCGAGAACATGGGGCAGTTCGAGCGAACCCTCATCATCGCGGACGAAGGGTCCTTCGTCCATTACATCGAGGGGTGCACCGCCCCGACCTATTCCTCCGATTCGCTGCATTCGGCGGTGGTGGAATTGATCGCCCTGCCCGGGGCCAAGATCCGTTACACCACCATTCAAAACTGGTCCAAGAACGTTTACAACCTGGTGACGAAGCGCGCGGTCGCCCACGCCAACGCCACGGTGGAGTGGATCGACGGAAATTTGGGATCGAAGTTGACCATGAAATACCCCGCCGTTTATCTGGTGGGGGAGGGCGCCCGGGGGGAAATCCTTTCCGTGGCTTTTTCGGGAAAAGACCAACACCAGGACGCCGGGGCGAAAATCGTCCACGCGGCGCCCCACACCACCTCGGTGGTCACCTCCAAGTCAATTTCCAAAGACGGCGGCCGGTCCAGCTACCGGGGGCTGATCAAAGTCCACAAGGGCGCCGAAGGGTGCAAGTCCAACGTGCGTTGCGACGCGCTGATCATGGACGCGGCCTCCCGCTCCGACACCTACCCCACCATGGAGATCGACGAAGAAAACACCTCCATGGGCCACGAGGCCACGGTGTCGAAAATCGGCGAGGACCAGTTGTTTTATCTCCAATCGCGGGGGCTCTCCGAAGCGGAGGCGACCCTGATGATCGTCAACGGCTTTTTTGAGCCGTTCGTGAAGGAATTGCCGATGGAATACGCGGTGGAGCTCAATCGCTTGATTGAAATGGAAATGGAAGGGTCGGTGGGATGACGACGGCGAATCCCCCGGGGGTCTCCCCGGCCGCCCTTCGGGAGTCGGCGCGGACGCTTTTTGACGCTTTGCCCTGGCCCAAAACCGAGGACGAAGCCTGGCGTCGAACGGATCTCACTTTCTGGGATCCCCAACATTTCCAGAAGGGAACGACGGCGAATTTGGCGCCCGACCGGTTCATTGAGTCGGACCGTTCGGCCGAGAGGGCGGGCGAAGTGCTTTCCCTGGGGGCGGCTTTCCAGGTTCGCCTGGACCCCGCGACGGCCGCGCAGGGGGTCGTCTTCTGTCCCTTGGCGGAGGCCCTGGCCCGGTTCCCCGAGAAAGTCGCGCCCCATCTAGGGACGATCGTCCCCCCGGAGTCCGGCAAATTCGCGGCCATGAACACCGCGTTCTTCGAGTCCGGCGTTTTCCTTTTCGTGCCCAAAGGCGTGACGGTGGCTATGCCCTTCCTGGGCGGGCACGGCGCCGGGGCCGCGGCGGGGCGGTCCGTTTTTCCGCGCACGTTGGTGGTGTTGGAAGAGGGCGCCCAGGCCACCTACATTGAGGACTTCACGGCCGCCCCCGCCGAGGGCGAAAATCTGTCCTGCGGCGTTGTGGAATTGGTACTCGGGGCGGGGGCCCGACTGCATTACATTCAACTGCAACGCTGGCCCAAGGGGTGGTGGCATTTCCTTAAGCAGAACGCCCGGTTGGACCGCGACGCCTCCTTGACCACCTTGGTGGTGGCCACGGGGGGGGACACCAGTCGGGCGGATTTCGGCTCGGATCTCGCGGCGCCGGGCGCCGACGCGCGCTTGTACGGGCTGGTGTTCGGCGACGGGGAACAGCGATTGACCCACCACACCCTTCAAAACCACCGCGCCCCCGCGACGACGAGCGATTTGCTCTTCAAGGCGGCGCTGCGCGACAACGCGCGGTCGGTTTACACCGGGATGGTCAAAATCGCCCCCGAGGCGCAGAAGGCGGTGGCTTACCAGGCCTCGAAAAACATTTTGCTGTCCAAAGGGGCCCGGGCCAACGCGATCCCCATGTTGGAGATTTTGGCGGACGACGTGAAATGCGGTCACGGGGCCGCCGTGGGCAGCCTCGATGACGACCAACGTTTTTATTTGATGAGCCGGGGACTCTCCCGCGAAGAGGCGGAGCGGGTCATCGTGGAGGGTTTTTTCGAGGACGTGCTGCAGCGCATTCCCGTCCCGGGGATGTCCGACCGTTTGCGGGCCATTTTGGACGCGAAGCTGGAAGCCGGTGGGTAATTTTCAAACCATCGCCAGCGTCGACCAAGTGCCGCCGGGGACGCTGCGGGTGTTTCGCTTGAAGGGGAAACGCCTCGCCGTGAGCCACGTGGACGGCGCCTTTTACGCCATCGACGATGTGTGCACGCACGACGACGGCCCCCTCGGGGAAGGCGCTTTGAAGGGCGACGAAGTGGAATGCCCCCGCCACGGAGCGCGTTTTAATGTCCGCACGGGGGCCGCTCTGACCATGCCCGCGGTCGTGCCCGTCAAGGCCTACCGCGTGCGGGTGGATGGAACGCACATTCAAGTGGAGCTCCCGTGACCGCCCTCAACCCCGATCGATTGCGCTTGGACTTCCCCATTTTGTCCCGTAAAATCCACGGCAAGCCCCTGGTGTATTTGGATAACGCCGCCACCACGCAGAAACCGATGTCGGTCATCATGTCCATGACGGCCTACTACGAGCGCACCAACGCCAACGTCCATCGCGGGGTGCACACCCTGTCGCAGGAGGCGACGTCTTTGATGGAACAGTCCCGGGACAAAGTCGCCGCCTTTATCGGCGCGCCCGACCCCGCGAC of the Elusimicrobiota bacterium genome contains:
- a CDS encoding Rrf2 family transcriptional regulator; its protein translation is MVQLAAHKKPSPLAVREIARREKLTPVYVEKILVNLRRAGLVKSLRGVNGGYIMAKPIGEVSVAVVLSALGQVDLGSNLCSRFTGDSAACVHSGDCGIRPIWGLLTRYIYGFLEQVSLEQLLQGESRVVEAIDRIGQKPRPIGLGV
- the sufC gene encoding Fe-S cluster assembly ATPase SufC — translated: MTSPLFQIQDLHVTVEGKKILNGLTLSVNAGETHAIMGPNGSGKSTLSYAVMGHPKYKIESGRILYRGEDISAWAPNERAVKGLFLAFQYPVAVPGVSVVNFLRSILKNRRGADTPLKEFRKELKDNMKALQMDTAFANRYLNDGFSGGEKKRLEILQMALLKPSVAFLDETDSGLDIDALRVVSEGINRLAAPDRATVLITHYQRLLDYVKPGFVHVLAGGRIVRSGGPDLALDLEKKGYEWITSPTVGVGS
- the sufB gene encoding Fe-S cluster assembly protein SufB; this translates as MSSKTDLKGLGKDYQYGFHDSTDNYTFQSGRGLTRDIVERISEMKKEPAWMREFRLAALDTFHRKPMPTWGDSKALAGIQFDNIHYYMKPTDKQGRTWEEVPEGIKNTFDRLGIPEAERKFLAGVTAQYESEVVYHSIRKDLEKLGVLFLSMDDGLKLHPEIVKKYFGTIIPPADNKFSALNSAVWSGGSFIYVPKGVNVPIPLQAYFRINSENMGQFERTLIIADEGSFVHYIEGCTAPTYSSDSLHSAVVELIALPGAKIRYTTIQNWSKNVYNLVTKRAVAHANATVEWIDGNLGSKLTMKYPAVYLVGEGARGEILSVAFSGKDQHQDAGAKIVHAAPHTTSVVTSKSISKDGGRSSYRGLIKVHKGAEGCKSNVRCDALIMDAASRSDTYPTMEIDEENTSMGHEATVSKIGEDQLFYLQSRGLSEAEATLMIVNGFFEPFVKELPMEYAVELNRLIEMEMEGSVG
- the sufD gene encoding Fe-S cluster assembly protein SufD, whose amino-acid sequence is MTTANPPGVSPAALRESARTLFDALPWPKTEDEAWRRTDLTFWDPQHFQKGTTANLAPDRFIESDRSAERAGEVLSLGAAFQVRLDPATAAQGVVFCPLAEALARFPEKVAPHLGTIVPPESGKFAAMNTAFFESGVFLFVPKGVTVAMPFLGGHGAGAAAGRSVFPRTLVVLEEGAQATYIEDFTAAPAEGENLSCGVVELVLGAGARLHYIQLQRWPKGWWHFLKQNARLDRDASLTTLVVATGGDTSRADFGSDLAAPGADARLYGLVFGDGEQRLTHHTLQNHRAPATTSDLLFKAALRDNARSVYTGMVKIAPEAQKAVAYQASKNILLSKGARANAIPMLEILADDVKCGHGAAVGSLDDDQRFYLMSRGLSREEAERVIVEGFFEDVLQRIPVPGMSDRLRAILDAKLEAGG
- a CDS encoding non-heme iron oxygenase ferredoxin subunit — translated: MGNFQTIASVDQVPPGTLRVFRLKGKRLAVSHVDGAFYAIDDVCTHDDGPLGEGALKGDEVECPRHGARFNVRTGAALTMPAVVPVKAYRVRVDGTHIQVELP